In the Anguilla anguilla isolate fAngAng1 chromosome 7, fAngAng1.pri, whole genome shotgun sequence genome, one interval contains:
- the LOC118231373 gene encoding leukotriene B4 receptor 1-like isoform X1, giving the protein MAGRESTLSPERGNNQNRKTERQVISQHSAPQMMAVNHTFFSSSLSPSFSSHSTSAASLHATHPTSIPLLFNSTGSQPPEDRSVVSNDTSALVGALILSLVFLLGLPGNIFIIWSILARARKRSITTLLILNLACADGFLVALTVFFVVYLVKQSWVFGNIMCKVLFFLCCSNMYASILLIMLLSLHRLVVVVKPRCGRALADRRTVLHLLVVLWPLVLLLSLPALLFREERMDAGDKEKPRLVCVPNHSPPRHLIGQYTTETVMGFVIPYGVIICSYVCILRRIQQTRFHRRIRSEKLILAIITTFGLFWLPYHVNNMVQVVAQIFPISSPLRSRLDNIGKSCRAVTSALAFISSSANPVLYAFAGKAYMQQEGLSFMARLFELMAVDPGTRKVRKASRDQAALGLKDRETDSSRSPAPSSALSPTTLPALGSIPTTSSLLSDSRQNGT; this is encoded by the exons AtggcaggaagagagagcacaCTAAGTCCAGAAAGAGGAAATAACCAGaacaggaagacagagagacaggtgaTCAGCCAG cACTCCGCACCACAAATGATGGCCGTAAACCAcaccttcttctcctcctccctctctccctctttctcctcccacTCCACCTCTGCTGCCTCTCTGCATgccacccaccccacctccatccCCCTCCTCTTCAACTCCACCGGCAGCCAGCCCCCAGAGGACAGGAGCGTAGTGAGCAATGACACATCTGCCCTGGTGGGGGCGCTCATCCTCAGCCTGGTCTTCCTCCTGGGTTTGCCTGGGAACATCTTCATCATCTGGAGCATCCTGGCACGCGCACGCAAGCGCTCCATTACCACTCTCCTCATCCTCAACCTGGCCTGTGCTGACGGCTTCCTTGTGGCCCTCACTGTCTTCTTTGTGGTGTACCTGGTCAAGCAGAGCTGGGTGTTTGGGAACATCATGTGCAAGGTGCTGTTCTTCCTGTGCTGCTCCAACATGTACGCCTCCATCCTGCTCATCATGCTCCTGAGTCTGCACCGGCTGGTTGTTGTGGTGAAGCCGCGGTGTGGACGCGCCCTGGCTGACCGCAGGACTGTACTGCACCTGCTGGTGGTGCTGTGGCCGCTGGTGCTGCTCCTGTCCCTGCCAGCCCTGCTGTTCCGGGAGGAGAGGATGGACGCTGGTGACAAGGAGAAACCCCGCCTGGTGTGTGTACCCAATCACAGCCCGCCACGACAT ctgattggccagtACACCACAGAGACGGTGATGGGCTTTGTGATCCCGTACGGCGTGATCATCTGCAGCTACGTGTGCATCCTGCGCCGCATCCAACAAACACGCTTCCACCGCAGAATCCGCAGCGAGAAGCTCATCCTCGCCATCATCACCACCTTCGGCCTGTTCTGGCTACCTTATCACGTCAACAAcatggtgcag GTTGTAGCGCAAATCTTTCCGATCTCCTCACCCCTCAGGTCAAG GTTGGACAATATTGGGAAGTCCTGCCGGGCAGTGACCTCTGCGCTAGCCTTCATTAGCAGCAGTGCAAACCCGGTGCTCTACGCCTTCGCGGGGAAGGCCTACATGCAGCAGGAGGGCCTCAGCTTCATGGCCCGGCTGTTTGAGCTGATGGCGGTGGACCCCGGCACCAGGAAGGTCCGTAAGGCCAGCCGAGACCAGGCAGCTCTCGGGctcaaagacagagagacagattcctcaagaagccccgcccccagctccgCCCTCAGCCCCACCACTCTCCCTGCACTTGGCTCCATCCCCACAACCAGCTCCCTGCTGTCTGACAGCAGGCAGAATGGGACATAA
- the LOC118231373 gene encoding leukotriene B4 receptor 1-like isoform X2 — protein sequence MMAVNHTFFSSSLSPSFSSHSTSAASLHATHPTSIPLLFNSTGSQPPEDRSVVSNDTSALVGALILSLVFLLGLPGNIFIIWSILARARKRSITTLLILNLACADGFLVALTVFFVVYLVKQSWVFGNIMCKVLFFLCCSNMYASILLIMLLSLHRLVVVVKPRCGRALADRRTVLHLLVVLWPLVLLLSLPALLFREERMDAGDKEKPRLVCVPNHSPPRHLIGQYTTETVMGFVIPYGVIICSYVCILRRIQQTRFHRRIRSEKLILAIITTFGLFWLPYHVNNMVQVVAQIFPISSPLRSRLDNIGKSCRAVTSALAFISSSANPVLYAFAGKAYMQQEGLSFMARLFELMAVDPGTRKVRKASRDQAALGLKDRETDSSRSPAPSSALSPTTLPALGSIPTTSSLLSDSRQNGT from the exons ATGATGGCCGTAAACCAcaccttcttctcctcctccctctctccctctttctcctcccacTCCACCTCTGCTGCCTCTCTGCATgccacccaccccacctccatccCCCTCCTCTTCAACTCCACCGGCAGCCAGCCCCCAGAGGACAGGAGCGTAGTGAGCAATGACACATCTGCCCTGGTGGGGGCGCTCATCCTCAGCCTGGTCTTCCTCCTGGGTTTGCCTGGGAACATCTTCATCATCTGGAGCATCCTGGCACGCGCACGCAAGCGCTCCATTACCACTCTCCTCATCCTCAACCTGGCCTGTGCTGACGGCTTCCTTGTGGCCCTCACTGTCTTCTTTGTGGTGTACCTGGTCAAGCAGAGCTGGGTGTTTGGGAACATCATGTGCAAGGTGCTGTTCTTCCTGTGCTGCTCCAACATGTACGCCTCCATCCTGCTCATCATGCTCCTGAGTCTGCACCGGCTGGTTGTTGTGGTGAAGCCGCGGTGTGGACGCGCCCTGGCTGACCGCAGGACTGTACTGCACCTGCTGGTGGTGCTGTGGCCGCTGGTGCTGCTCCTGTCCCTGCCAGCCCTGCTGTTCCGGGAGGAGAGGATGGACGCTGGTGACAAGGAGAAACCCCGCCTGGTGTGTGTACCCAATCACAGCCCGCCACGACAT ctgattggccagtACACCACAGAGACGGTGATGGGCTTTGTGATCCCGTACGGCGTGATCATCTGCAGCTACGTGTGCATCCTGCGCCGCATCCAACAAACACGCTTCCACCGCAGAATCCGCAGCGAGAAGCTCATCCTCGCCATCATCACCACCTTCGGCCTGTTCTGGCTACCTTATCACGTCAACAAcatggtgcag GTTGTAGCGCAAATCTTTCCGATCTCCTCACCCCTCAGGTCAAG GTTGGACAATATTGGGAAGTCCTGCCGGGCAGTGACCTCTGCGCTAGCCTTCATTAGCAGCAGTGCAAACCCGGTGCTCTACGCCTTCGCGGGGAAGGCCTACATGCAGCAGGAGGGCCTCAGCTTCATGGCCCGGCTGTTTGAGCTGATGGCGGTGGACCCCGGCACCAGGAAGGTCCGTAAGGCCAGCCGAGACCAGGCAGCTCTCGGGctcaaagacagagagacagattcctcaagaagccccgcccccagctccgCCCTCAGCCCCACCACTCTCCCTGCACTTGGCTCCATCCCCACAACCAGCTCCCTGCTGTCTGACAGCAGGCAGAATGGGACATAA